In one window of Henckelia pumila isolate YLH828 chromosome 1, ASM3356847v2, whole genome shotgun sequence DNA:
- the LOC140871786 gene encoding uncharacterized protein produces MADQNGDHPNLEEILDADLPNQFKLPHIGEYDGKGDPEDHLARFENSALLHKYSDQIKCRSFLTTLIGPAQQWFNMLRPGEIKEFKDFSKSFLHHFASSKKHPTITFSLFAIKQREHENLRAYIRRFSALALEVPMATPDLLISAFMQGLNTKDFLKSLIKRPPETYEELLARAEKYVSMEEIQASRAAVKRERPKSPKNNRVPNNNSGMGQPFRPALLREFTSFTPLRMSKVRALQICDDRKLTQRPPWTENGPRNRQSDKYCHFHNEYGHTTYDCRQLDQEIERIIQQHSEIKNILIRQEGYHPNRKQRGRSRQRAKTTPPHEDFNRPNQDQPRDDRAHQRPALPARGIINMISGGPTDGDSNRARKTSSRKLINMEIDNQTINTGPTLSFGPEDLKGVANNHMMHW; encoded by the exons ATGGCTGATCAGAATGGAGATCACCCAAATTTAGAG GAGATATTGGACGCCGACCTCCCCAATCAGTTCAAATTGCCTCATATTGGGGAGTATGATGGCAAAGGGGATCCTGAAGACCATTTGGCACGTTTTGAGAATTCAGCTCTGTTGCATAAATATTCTGATCAGATTAAGTGCCGGTCTTTCCTTACTACTCTCATAGGACCAGCCCAGCAATGGTTCAATATGCTACGTCCTGGGGAAATCAAGGAATTCAAGGATTTCAGCAAATCCTTTTTGCATCATTTTGCTAGCAGCAAAAAGCATCCTACCATTACTTTCAGCCTCTTTGCAATCAAGCAACGAGAACATGAAAATTTGAGAGCATACATCCGCAGGTTTAGTGCCTTGGCTCTCGAGGTACCCATGGCTACTCCAGACCTGCTCATCAGTGCCTTCATGCAAGGGTTGAATACAAAAGATTTTCTTAAATCTCTAATAAAGAGGCCGCCAGAAACATATGAAGAATTACTTGCCCGAGCTGAAAAATATGTCAGCATGGAAGAGATACAGGCTTCGCGGGCAGCTGTGAAGAGGGAACGGCCGAAAAGTCCAAAGAACAATAGGGTTCCAAACAATAATTCAGGGATGGGACAGCCATTCCGACCTGCGTTGTTGAGAGAATTCACCTCTTTCACTCCTTTACGCATGAGTAAAGTCCGAGCCCTACAAATTTGTGACGATCGAAAACTCACACAAAGGCCTCCGTGGACGGAAAATGGACCCCGAAACAGGCAATCAGATAAATATTGTCATTTTCATAATGAGTATGGGCATACTACATACGACTGCCGACAATTAGATCAGGAGATTGAGAGGATAATACAACAACattctgaaataaaaaatatattgatcCGACAAGAGGGGTACCATCCGAACAGGAAACAACGAGGAAGATCGAGACAGAGAGCCAAGACTACTCCTCCTCATGAGGATTTCAATCGCCCAAATCAGGACCAGCCCAGGGATGACCGAGCTCATCAAAGACCGGCTCTGCCTGCTCGGGGAATTATCAATATGATTTCAGGAGGCCCTACTGATGGAGATTCCAATCGAGCTAGGAAAACTAGCAGccgaaaattaataaatatggagATTGACAATCAAACTATCAACACTGGCCCGACCCTCTCTTTTGGGCCGGAAGATTTAAAAGGGGTTGCTAACAACCATATGATGCACTGGTAA